Within uncultured Methanoregula sp., the genomic segment GGTGAACGAGGCTGTCGCTCCGTCGACACCCGACCCAAGAGTATCCTTGCCGGTAAGACTGACCGTATAGATGCCCGGTGTTGTCAGGGTGGTGAAATCCGACCCGAACTCAAAGAGGGAATTGAACTGCTGGTACGGGTTCGATGACCCGGGATAATTGCTGTAGTACCGGGATAAATTGACGTCGTGCAGTGAGGAGGAGACCACGTTTCCCGCGGTATCCGAGACCGTGAAGGCAAGCGTGGACGTCCGCTTGTCGATGGCATACCAGTAGGGCGTTGATGTTGACGTGACGGTTGAGGCGATAGGTTTGGTCACGCCGTATACCGTGAAGGCCTGGCCCTGGGTTATACCAATCGTTCCCGAGAGATCGGTATAGACCCATTTCCAGGTCGTATCATTGGGATCATAGAGATTCTCGTAACTCCCGGAGGTGGAGTTCCTTACTTCAAGGCGGGTGAGGGCAAGCCGGTTGCCCCCGCTGAACTGTTTGAGCGACGAGGTCACCTGCTGCGGGATTCCCGCCGAATCATTATACGTGAGCGTGGGCTCCCCGTTGCTGTAATAGAGGAACGTTGTGTTCTTCCCGTCCTGCAGGTTGTATTTCAGCATCGGGGCGATCTCAACGGAATAGGTGGTGCTGGCACTGTTGATATTGTAGACAAACATCGTGTTGTTGGAAACAGCCACGGTATCGATTGTCGTGCCGCTCAGGTCGTTCACGATCTCGATACCATTGTTCGGGGCTGCAAGGGTCCTGAAATTGGACCAGTTATTCCCGCCGTCGGAGAAATAACCGGGGAAATTATCGAAATAGGTACGGAGGCCGTGGGCAGTGGCATACGAGACCCGGACATCCTTGCTGGTGGTCGGGCGGTTGGTCCCAAGCGCCGTGTCCGTGATGCCCATCGTGATGGTCTCCGTCACGCTCTTCCCGGCGAAGTTTCCTGACAGCCCGGTGACATTGATCTTGTAGTTCCCGGCGGTCAGGTCCTGGAGGGTGTTGCCGGAACCATCCTTGTACGTAGTATTGTAATTCTTGGTAACCCCGCCACGGATCAGCCCCCCGTAGTAGGTGTTGGTGACCACGACCTTGTTGTTCGGGTCGGTGTACCCCCCGGGCAGGGTATTGATAATATCCGGGACATATCCGCCCCGGACCGGTGACGCGGATGTTGTACCTACAAACGACCAGTCGATCTGGCTGCTGTTGGTCACACCGGTGACGGGATCGACATGGCTCTGGATGGACCGCAGGGGAGACCCCGTGCAGATATCCCCGGTGCAGGCGCTTGCCGGGTACAGCTCGATCCTGATATCCCCGGGGTTTCCTACAGCAGGAGAAAATACACCATAGACGTAAAAATCCCGCATCTCGGCAAACTTTGTTTCGCCGGAACTCGGCTGGGTGATGACAAGGGGGGTAACAGCACAGGCTGCCGGCACGGACAACAGAAGAGCCGCAAGTACAAGTACAGCAAGTATCCCCCTCATAGCAGAGAATCATCAGGGAGATATATTAACTGTTGGTATTTATCCCGGCGATGAATCCACGGGGATCGGGGGGAGCACCGGCAGAACCGGGCAGTTCCGGCCCGGGTCCCAATCGCCATTATCCGATAATGCCCGCATCGTAATGATGGGAGCCCGGGTGGACAGCCTCGATCAGCGACCGCTCGAAGATCTCGTCCTCCTTAATCGTGCGGGTGATGTAGCCGAGCTCGTGAAGAGTCCCGACAAACTTCATGGTGGAACGGACATATTCGGGAGGAAGGGCTGCGCAGTATTTCGGGGATATCCGGTAGGTTTCCATCACGAAATCGGGATCCACCATGCCGGTGGTCTTAGCCACGATACCGGCTGCTTTCTGCGGGTCGTTTCGGATCATCTCGCAGGCAGCTTCATGGGCAGAGAGGAAACGCATCAGCGGCTCCTGGTTTGCCAGCATCTGCCTCATCACAACAATGCCGTAACTCGGGTTAAACGGCCAGAGACGATCCGGGGGAACAGCGAGTTTTGCGCTCCCGTACCTGCGGGCGGTCACGGCAAGGGCCGGTGTCCCGGCCGCAGCGGCAATCTCCCCCTGCTGGAGGGCGTCGGAGAGGAAGTCCGCCCACGGGTAATTCTTCACGGTAACATCGGTGATCCCGTGCTCCCGCAGGAGCTCGTTTACGATAACGTCATGGATCGATCCCTT encodes:
- a CDS encoding ABC transporter substrate-binding protein — its product is MSRPASLRIGHLSTMYHTAFLLRGTDLLAQRRITAEWTLFPSGPDIISAMQRGDLDLGYIGLPPVIIGIDRGLSLACIAGGHVEGTVMIADPASRTLGECGGMQEFLSQFAGKAIGTPPKGSIHDVIVNELLREHGITDVTVKNYPWADFLSDALQQGEIAAAAGTPALAVTARRYGSAKLAVPPDRLWPFNPSYGIVVMRQMLANQEPLMRFLSAHEAACEMIRNDPQKAAGIVAKTTGMVDPDFVMETYRISPKYCAALPPEYVRSTMKFVGTLHELGYITRTIKEDEIFERSLIEAVHPGSHHYDAGIIG
- a CDS encoding PGF-pre-PGF domain-containing protein: MRGILAVLVLAALLLSVPAACAVTPLVITQPSSGETKFAEMRDFYVYGVFSPAVGNPGDIRIELYPASACTGDICTGSPLRSIQSHVDPVTGVTNSSQIDWSFVGTTSASPVRGGYVPDIINTLPGGYTDPNNKVVVTNTYYGGLIRGGVTKNYNTTYKDGSGNTLQDLTAGNYKINVTGLSGNFAGKSVTETITMGITDTALGTNRPTTSKDVRVSYATAHGLRTYFDNFPGYFSDGGNNWSNFRTLAAPNNGIEIVNDLSGTTIDTVAVSNNTMFVYNINSASTTYSVEIAPMLKYNLQDGKNTTFLYYSNGEPTLTYNDSAGIPQQVTSSLKQFSGGNRLALTRLEVRNSTSGSYENLYDPNDTTWKWVYTDLSGTIGITQGQAFTVYGVTKPIASTVTSTSTPYWYAIDKRTSTLAFTVSDTAGNVVSSSLHDVNLSRYYSNYPGSSNPYQQFNSLFEFGSDFTTLTTPGIYTVSLTGKDTLGSGVDGATASFTVNVIGVPSQGPQNGDTAGSSSGGSQAVVNPGAAAGQPVAFVFTASPAGKTSVQSVTITPSRTTGQVQCILAPVTPGTPLLLGDRDVAGYYSIAVNWISPDAIDHADIAFSVDKAWLDEHHVAPDQVVMLRNTGGRWVELPTRLVQTVGTAYDYSTTTPGFSYFAIARKAGGVAPVNATLEVSPTGMNVPVTNAHAADPVARAGSDTPLPAVTIPSPVPAVTPEQPSVAAIFFPSSGLPLVTIAAWVIVIVLVIVAAWLIRRWWIRRQNPALFRKYD